The following are encoded in a window of Deinococcus reticulitermitis genomic DNA:
- a CDS encoding DUF433 domain-containing protein has protein sequence MSLLDRITVDPRQCSGRPCIRGMRIRVSDLLDLLGQGVPEGEILTDYPDLEREDIHAALLYAARYLNHPRLSA, from the coding sequence ATGAGCCTCCTCGACCGGATCACCGTTGACCCGCGTCAGTGCAGTGGGCGTCCCTGCATCCGCGGCATGCGGATCCGGGTGAGTGACCTCCTTGACCTGCTGGGCCAGGGCGTTCCTGAGGGGGAGATCCTGACGGACTACCCCGATCTCGAACGCGAGGACATCCACGCCGCGCTGCTGTATGCCGCGCGCTACCTGAATCA